The Dyadobacter subterraneus genome window below encodes:
- the recQ gene encoding DNA helicase RecQ translates to MSINKEQALKQYFGYDSFRPQQAEIIDTVMAGNDCLVLMPTGGGKSVCFQIPAIMREGLTVVISPLIALMKDQVEALRVNGVNAAFLNSSLSGAEQDQVMWQAKIGELKLLYIAPERLFSGNTFEFLREWNVSLFAIDESHCISSWGHDFRPEYRQLSALKKYFPEVPVIALTATADRVTRRDILKQIGIEEAQTFIASFDRPNLSLNVLPGRGRIQQIQTFLKKHNGQAGIIYCLSRKGTETVAASLQKAGFEAEFYHAGLPSEKRSKVQEQFLRDDIQVIVATVAFGMGIDKSNVRWVIHYNLPSNVESFYQEIGRAGRDGSPSDTVLFYSYMDIITRQEMIANSDQSEEQKELLNAKLNRMKQYAEADICRRRILLSYFNEAVEQDCGNCDVCRNPRSRFDATVIAQKALSGIARTKEKVAMGMLIDILRGSKNKNILQYGYDQLPTFGVGRDMRSEEWAEYISQLLNSGVMDIAYDEAHSFKLNPASNQVLYGKRKVELVRFISLSERKAKEEAQLPKEKPKQEIIRDALFERLRTLRKQISDRMGVPPYVVFTDATLSEMAQKRPVSEAQMKAVSGIGTERFRNYGETFIKEIVDFARENTKPGTRVAKGMTYIETWDLFKAGYSLKVIAEKRDLNPVTIISHLVKLKEDGHDINLKALIDPAVYKIIVTAAQEMSIRRDEPLKPLFELLNEKYDYGQIKLALAVWEEERGN, encoded by the coding sequence ATGTCTATAAATAAGGAACAGGCTTTAAAACAATATTTTGGTTACGATTCTTTCCGGCCACAGCAGGCAGAAATTATTGATACCGTAATGGCTGGAAATGATTGTCTGGTATTAATGCCGACGGGTGGTGGAAAATCGGTTTGTTTTCAAATTCCTGCCATCATGCGTGAAGGCCTGACGGTTGTAATTTCTCCGTTGATTGCCTTGATGAAAGATCAGGTTGAAGCACTTCGGGTGAATGGTGTCAATGCGGCTTTTTTAAATTCTTCACTTTCCGGAGCTGAACAGGATCAAGTCATGTGGCAGGCCAAAATCGGTGAATTAAAATTACTTTACATAGCGCCTGAGCGACTTTTTTCAGGAAATACTTTTGAGTTTTTAAGGGAATGGAATGTTTCGCTTTTTGCCATTGACGAATCGCACTGTATTTCTTCCTGGGGACATGATTTTCGTCCGGAATATCGTCAGCTAAGTGCGTTGAAAAAATATTTTCCGGAAGTTCCGGTGATTGCATTGACAGCAACTGCGGACCGTGTTACGCGCCGTGATATTTTAAAACAGATTGGAATTGAAGAGGCGCAAACTTTTATAGCAAGTTTTGACAGACCGAATTTAAGTTTGAATGTATTACCCGGAAGAGGCCGGATTCAACAAATTCAAACTTTCTTAAAAAAACATAATGGCCAGGCTGGAATCATTTATTGTCTGAGCCGGAAAGGAACAGAAACAGTTGCAGCAAGTTTGCAAAAAGCTGGATTTGAGGCTGAATTTTATCATGCCGGATTACCTTCTGAAAAGCGCTCAAAAGTTCAGGAGCAATTTTTGAGGGATGATATTCAGGTTATTGTGGCCACGGTTGCTTTTGGTATGGGTATAGATAAATCCAATGTTCGCTGGGTTATTCATTACAATTTACCTTCTAACGTAGAAAGTTTTTACCAGGAAATTGGTCGCGCAGGACGTGACGGATCTCCTTCTGATACGGTTTTGTTTTACAGTTATATGGATATCATTACCCGTCAGGAAATGATAGCCAATTCTGATCAATCGGAAGAACAAAAAGAATTATTGAATGCCAAGCTGAACCGGATGAAACAATATGCGGAAGCGGATATTTGCCGGAGAAGAATTTTGTTAAGTTATTTCAATGAAGCGGTGGAGCAGGATTGTGGGAATTGTGATGTCTGCCGAAATCCAAGATCGCGATTTGATGCCACAGTTATAGCCCAAAAAGCACTTTCAGGCATTGCCCGCACGAAAGAAAAAGTAGCAATGGGTATGCTGATCGATATTTTGCGGGGAAGTAAGAATAAAAATATTTTACAATACGGTTACGATCAACTGCCAACATTTGGGGTAGGGCGAGATATGCGTAGTGAGGAATGGGCTGAGTATATTAGCCAGTTGCTTAATTCGGGTGTGATGGATATTGCTTATGATGAAGCACATTCCTTTAAACTAAATCCGGCCAGTAACCAGGTTTTATACGGAAAAAGAAAAGTTGAGCTGGTGAGATTTATCTCGCTTTCTGAAAGAAAAGCCAAAGAAGAAGCACAACTTCCAAAGGAAAAACCAAAACAGGAAATTATCCGGGATGCACTTTTTGAGCGTCTGAGAACACTTCGTAAACAAATTTCAGATCGTATGGGCGTTCCGCCTTATGTAGTTTTCACCGATGCCACGTTATCTGAAATGGCCCAAAAACGACCAGTTTCCGAAGCACAAATGAAGGCTGTTTCTGGTATCGGTACCGAACGTTTCCGGAATTATGGAGAAACTTTTATTAAGGAAATTGTTGATTTCGCAAGAGAAAATACAAAACCCGGAACACGTGTGGCCAAAGGAATGACGTATATTGAAACCTGGGATTTATTCAAAGCAGGTTATTCTTTAAAAGTAATAGCAGAAAAGCGTGACCTGAATCCGGTTACGATTATTTCTCATTTGGTAAAATTAAAAGAAGATGGTCACGACATTAATCTGAAAGCATTAATTGACCCGGCCGTTTACAAAATCATCGTAACCGCTGCCCAGGAAATGAGTATCCGCCGAGACGAGCCATTGAAACCGCTTTTTGAATTGCTGAATGAGAAATATGATTATGGTCAGATTAAGCTGGCGTTGGCGGTTTGGGAAGAGGAGCGGGGGAATTAG
- a CDS encoding Panacea domain-containing protein, whose product MANPFSLSEIDKIGNAVVYLAERIKPLSKTKLLKLISLIEEYSVKTYGLPFFNLDFTVWKLGPVSRDIFVDLSSDEPILLAKYIRTNIDVDASIDIFPKVEFSDDEFSDNEMKLLEHITTTFKDYSASELVQLTHRKHSLWYLTALEHGVLTYLEEDKMNSTEIPIDFSRLLDGMPVKKAIYEDQRDYLGKSQSLKN is encoded by the coding sequence ATGGCAAATCCTTTTTCTCTCTCTGAAATTGATAAAATTGGTAATGCGGTAGTTTATTTAGCAGAGCGGATAAAACCTTTGTCTAAAACAAAATTGCTTAAACTGATTTCCCTGATTGAAGAATATAGTGTAAAAACCTACGGATTACCCTTTTTCAATTTAGATTTTACAGTTTGGAAATTAGGTCCTGTTTCCCGCGATATCTTTGTAGATCTTTCTTCCGACGAACCAATATTACTGGCCAAATATATCCGGACGAATATAGATGTGGATGCCAGTATTGATATATTTCCTAAGGTAGAATTTTCTGATGACGAATTTTCTGATAACGAAATGAAATTGTTGGAACATATTACTACAACTTTTAAAGACTATTCCGCCTCAGAATTGGTTCAACTCACGCATCGGAAACATTCTCTGTGGTATCTTACTGCTTTGGAACATGGTGTGCTGACATATCTCGAAGAGGATAAAATGAACTCAACAGAGATACCAATTGACTTCTCAAGGTTACTTGATGGTATGCCGGTAAAAAAGGCTATTTATGAGGATCAGAGAGATTATCTTGGAAAAAGTCAGTCATTGAAAAATTAG
- a CDS encoding DNA-3-methyladenine glycosylase I, which produces MSYCDYVNNNPSELPDYLLHKHYHDHQYGFQIDDDDELFGRFILEINQAGLSWTLMLRKQEGFRKAYSDFSIEKIAAYTEEDCERLLLDPGIIRNRLKINAAIVNAQKIVELKKEYRSFKNWLDAHHPLPLTDWLKLFKKNFKFVGGEIVNEFLMSTGYLPGAHSVECPVYVEINQTS; this is translated from the coding sequence ATGTCTTACTGCGATTACGTAAACAACAATCCATCCGAACTTCCGGATTATCTGCTTCATAAACATTATCACGATCATCAATATGGTTTTCAGATTGATGACGATGACGAATTGTTCGGAAGATTTATTCTTGAAATAAATCAGGCCGGATTAAGCTGGACATTGATGTTGCGTAAACAGGAAGGTTTTAGAAAGGCTTATAGTGACTTTTCTATTGAAAAAATTGCTGCCTACACAGAGGAAGATTGTGAAAGATTGTTGCTCGATCCGGGAATAATACGTAATCGTTTGAAGATTAACGCCGCCATCGTTAACGCACAAAAAATAGTTGAGTTGAAAAAGGAATATCGTTCTTTCAAAAACTGGCTTGATGCACATCATCCTTTGCCACTAACAGATTGGTTGAAATTATTCAAAAAGAATTTCAAATTTGTGGGTGGCGAAATTGTGAATGAATTTTTAATGAGCACCGGGTATTTGCCTGGTGCGCATAGTGTTGAGTGTCCGGTTTATGTGGAAATAAATCAAACATCCTAA
- a CDS encoding GyrI-like domain-containing protein, giving the protein MELKKIHPMQVLCFETKTKLSEIGEYVRVVAHKMYQAAVQNDLEITGPVYWIYEGMDGNPETVFSLTIALPITFKEKELSNSDFRLKSLRPFHCATTQHSGDWDKLGESYGTLIPQILSSGLTMSGENREIYLNMDFQNRDANTTEIQIGITEP; this is encoded by the coding sequence ATGGAATTGAAGAAAATACATCCAATGCAGGTTTTATGTTTTGAAACAAAAACAAAACTTTCCGAAATTGGAGAATATGTCCGCGTGGTTGCTCATAAAATGTATCAGGCTGCTGTACAAAACGATCTGGAAATAACGGGACCTGTTTACTGGATTTATGAAGGAATGGATGGAAATCCGGAAACTGTATTTTCGCTTACCATTGCTTTGCCTATTACTTTTAAAGAAAAAGAATTGAGCAATTCTGATTTCAGATTGAAAAGTCTAAGACCATTTCATTGCGCAACAACACAGCATTCGGGCGATTGGGATAAGCTTGGAGAATCTTACGGCACACTGATTCCCCAAATACTTTCCAGCGGCCTGACCATGAGTGGAGAAAACCGGGAAATTTATCTGAATATGGATTTTCAAAACCGGGACGCCAATACTACCGAGATTCAAATAGGAATTACCGAGCCTTAA
- a CDS encoding phosphatase PAP2 family protein, with product MKKQFTRCVFFVTFICQGLFSMNAAAQAVDSVYHDTLVQKKQEKLWQVRPIEVVPPVTLALAAFVTQGSISRHLQSHVVSQYPNFHASHTDDFIRYLPGVVSLSLGAAGVKGKHSFGDQLVLAILSNIIAQGVTGSLKIISKYPRPNGEDNKSFPSGHATSAFANATILHEEYGHRSVWYSIGGYTTATAVGGARILQNNHWLADVLMGAGIGIAATKVVYISYPWLKQTVRRIRKK from the coding sequence ATGAAAAAACAGTTTACACGCTGCGTCTTTTTTGTAACTTTTATCTGTCAGGGTTTATTTTCAATGAATGCCGCCGCTCAGGCTGTCGATTCTGTTTACCACGATACTTTGGTTCAAAAAAAGCAGGAAAAACTTTGGCAGGTGCGGCCAATAGAAGTCGTTCCGCCTGTTACGCTTGCACTGGCAGCCTTTGTAACCCAGGGCTCAATCAGCAGACATTTACAATCCCATGTTGTAAGTCAGTATCCAAACTTTCACGCAAGCCATACGGATGATTTCATCCGGTATCTTCCAGGTGTCGTAAGCCTTAGCCTTGGTGCTGCCGGTGTTAAGGGCAAGCATTCTTTCGGCGATCAGCTTGTACTAGCCATTCTTTCCAACATTATAGCGCAGGGCGTAACAGGAAGTTTGAAAATAATTTCAAAATATCCCAGGCCTAATGGAGAAGATAACAAATCATTCCCTTCAGGACACGCTACCAGCGCTTTTGCCAATGCTACCATTTTACATGAAGAGTATGGTCACAGAAGCGTTTGGTATAGTATAGGAGGCTACACCACGGCCACAGCGGTTGGCGGAGCGCGCATTTTACAAAACAATCACTGGCTGGCAGATGTATTAATGGGCGCAGGAATTGGTATTGCTGCAACAAAAGTTGTTTACATCAGCTATCCATGGCTGAAACAAACTGTTCGCCGGATAAGGAAGAAATAA
- the kdsA gene encoding 3-deoxy-8-phosphooctulonate synthase — MLSIPKLKNTDSPQFFLMAGPCAIEGRDMALRIAEHIVTLTDRLKIPYIFKGSYRKANRTKVDSFTGIGDEKALKILQEIGQTFGVPTVTDIHESHEAAFAAEYVDVLQIPAFLCRQTELIAAAARTGKAVNVKKGQFLSGASMKFAVEKINETNPDCQVLLTDRGNSFGYGELIVDYRNLPAMRAFDVPVIMDCTHSLQQPNQESGVTGGKPKLIETIAKAAIAVGADGLFIETHFNPAEAKSDGANMLPLDQLEGLLEKLVRVREAIL; from the coding sequence ATGTTGTCAATTCCAAAACTAAAAAACACAGATTCTCCCCAGTTTTTCCTCATGGCCGGCCCTTGTGCTATCGAAGGGAGAGATATGGCATTGCGTATTGCAGAACATATTGTGACTCTGACAGACAGGCTTAAAATACCATATATTTTCAAAGGATCTTATCGCAAAGCAAATCGCACCAAAGTGGATTCTTTTACAGGAATCGGTGATGAAAAAGCTTTGAAAATTTTACAGGAAATCGGTCAGACCTTTGGCGTTCCTACGGTTACCGATATTCATGAATCCCATGAAGCAGCTTTTGCTGCGGAATATGTGGATGTTTTGCAAATTCCTGCATTTTTATGTCGTCAAACGGAATTAATTGCAGCAGCGGCTCGTACCGGAAAGGCGGTAAATGTGAAAAAAGGACAGTTTCTTTCGGGTGCTTCCATGAAGTTTGCTGTTGAAAAAATAAATGAAACGAATCCTGATTGCCAGGTTTTATTGACGGATCGCGGAAATAGTTTTGGTTATGGTGAACTGATTGTTGATTATCGAAACTTACCGGCCATGCGTGCTTTTGATGTGCCGGTAATTATGGATTGCACGCATTCTTTGCAACAGCCCAACCAGGAATCAGGCGTCACTGGCGGAAAACCGAAATTGATAGAAACCATAGCAAAAGCTGCCATTGCTGTTGGGGCAGACGGACTTTTTATTGAAACGCATTTCAATCCGGCAGAAGCGAAATCGGATGGAGCTAATATGCTGCCATTGGATCAGCTTGAAGGATTACTGGAAAAATTAGTGCGCGTTAGAGAAGCGATTTTATAA
- a CDS encoding acyl carrier protein, with product MSAIAERVKQIIVEKLGVEESEVTPEANFQNDLGADSLDTVELIMEFEKEFNLSIPDDQAENIGTVGQAVAYLEENVK from the coding sequence ATGTCAGCAATTGCAGAAAGAGTTAAGCAAATTATCGTCGAAAAACTCGGCGTAGAAGAGTCGGAGGTAACGCCAGAAGCAAACTTCCAAAACGACTTGGGAGCGGACTCTCTAGATACCGTTGAGTTGATTATGGAATTTGAGAAAGAATTCAATCTTTCTATTCCTGATGATCAAGCCGAGAACATTGGTACAGTTGGTCAGGCTGTTGCATATCTGGAAGAAAACGTAAAATAG
- the fabF gene encoding beta-ketoacyl-ACP synthase II, with protein MSFKRVVITGMGALTPIGNDVPTYWKNLVAGVSGAAPITRFDAERFRTRFACEVKGLDIQDYIPRQEARKMDPFTQYAVIATDEAMKDAGFDADTLDLDKAGVIWGSGIGGLKTFEDEVLNFSDGGRNPRFNPFFIPKMIADSASGVLSIRYGFRGPTFITVSACASATNALIDAYNYIRLGMMNVCISGGSEAAITNAGVGGFNALKALSENNDSPETASRPYDKDRDGFVLGEGGAALILEEYEHAKARGAKIYAEMIGGGMSSDAYHITAPHPEGRGAYMVMKNTLENAGLQPEDIDYINTHGTSTPIGDPQEIKAIEKFFGEHAYNMSISSTKSMTGHLLGGAGAIEAAACIMAIQDQIIPPTINHFTDDPEINPRLNLTFNTAQKRKVDIALSNTFGFGGHNASVIFKRFEE; from the coding sequence ATGAGTTTTAAGCGAGTTGTAATTACCGGTATGGGCGCATTGACGCCTATTGGAAATGATGTTCCTACCTATTGGAAAAATTTAGTTGCAGGCGTGAGCGGTGCTGCGCCTATAACAAGGTTTGATGCCGAACGGTTTCGGACCCGATTTGCCTGTGAGGTAAAAGGGTTGGACATACAGGATTACATTCCGCGCCAGGAAGCTCGTAAAATGGATCCATTTACCCAGTATGCCGTTATTGCAACTGATGAAGCAATGAAGGACGCCGGCTTTGACGCAGATACACTTGATCTCGACAAAGCCGGTGTAATTTGGGGTTCGGGAATTGGTGGTTTGAAAACTTTTGAAGACGAAGTGTTGAACTTCTCTGACGGAGGTAGAAACCCACGTTTCAACCCGTTCTTTATCCCGAAAATGATTGCTGATAGCGCGTCTGGAGTTCTTTCCATCCGTTACGGTTTTCGTGGACCAACTTTCATTACTGTTTCTGCATGTGCGTCTGCAACCAATGCCTTGATTGATGCCTACAATTATATCCGTCTGGGTATGATGAATGTATGTATTTCAGGTGGTTCTGAGGCTGCAATTACAAATGCAGGTGTGGGTGGATTCAATGCTTTAAAAGCGTTGTCAGAAAATAATGATTCACCTGAAACGGCTTCACGCCCTTATGATAAGGATAGAGACGGATTCGTTTTGGGAGAAGGTGGTGCTGCTTTGATTCTCGAAGAGTACGAACATGCCAAAGCACGTGGTGCTAAAATTTATGCTGAAATGATTGGCGGTGGCATGTCCTCAGACGCTTATCACATTACCGCTCCGCATCCGGAAGGACGCGGCGCTTACATGGTAATGAAAAATACGCTGGAAAATGCCGGATTGCAGCCTGAGGATATTGATTATATCAATACTCATGGAACTTCAACACCAATCGGTGATCCTCAGGAAATTAAAGCCATCGAGAAATTCTTTGGTGAACATGCCTACAACATGAGCATAAGCTCAACCAAATCCATGACCGGGCATTTGCTTGGTGGTGCGGGTGCGATTGAAGCAGCGGCTTGCATTATGGCTATCCAGGATCAGATTATTCCTCCGACGATTAACCACTTTACGGATGATCCGGAAATTAATCCCCGGTTGAATCTTACTTTTAACACAGCACAAAAACGCAAGGTCGATATAGCCCTAAGTAATACTTTTGGTTTTGGCGGTCATAATGCTTCCGTTATTTTCAAGAGGTTCGAGGAATAA
- the rnc gene encoding ribonuclease III has product MAKRILLPILALFRTGSPEDKKFKESIAHVIGDRPSNLGVYQLAFRHTSASRETAIKGFRESNERLEYLGDAVLGMVVAEFLFTKYPYKDEGFLTEIRSRIVNRESLNQISRKLGLDRLIEYDGNRRGMSPRSSMYGDALEAFVGAIYLDKGFRFTRKFIISKLLTHYDLDDIIQNNINFKSLIIEWAQREGKEIRFEILEERGTRHHREFISQILVNDEPFAVGNGFTKKKAEQSASERACEQLELK; this is encoded by the coding sequence TTGGCAAAACGAATTCTTTTACCGATCCTCGCTTTATTTAGAACCGGAAGTCCTGAGGATAAGAAATTTAAGGAATCTATTGCGCATGTAATTGGTGATCGCCCTTCTAACCTGGGTGTATACCAATTGGCATTCCGCCATACATCTGCCTCTCGTGAAACAGCGATCAAGGGTTTTCGTGAATCAAACGAAAGGCTTGAATATCTGGGTGACGCGGTGCTGGGAATGGTTGTTGCCGAATTTTTATTTACCAAATATCCATACAAAGACGAAGGATTTCTCACCGAAATCCGCTCACGGATTGTTAACCGTGAATCGTTAAATCAAATTTCCCGTAAACTTGGCCTAGACCGGTTGATCGAATATGATGGAAACCGTCGTGGTATGTCGCCAAGATCCTCCATGTATGGCGATGCGCTGGAAGCATTCGTTGGAGCGATTTATCTGGATAAAGGATTTCGTTTTACAAGGAAATTTATCATCAGTAAGCTTTTAACACATTACGATCTGGACGATATCATCCAGAACAATATTAACTTCAAAAGCCTTATCATCGAATGGGCACAACGGGAAGGAAAGGAAATTCGCTTCGAAATTCTGGAAGAACGTGGAACCCGCCATCACCGTGAATTTATCTCCCAAATTTTAGTTAACGACGAGCCGTTCGCTGTTGGTAATGGTTTTACCAAAAAGAAGGCCGAACAATCTGCATCTGAAAGAGCTTGTGAACAGCTTGAATTGAAATAG
- a CDS encoding Hsp20/alpha crystallin family protein: MSTLVKTHFANPKLYNGFFGKEALNEFFAPAYAGSVPAVNVVESKDGFRIEVAAPGLQKADFKLNLEKNQLTISAQKEQKEEETNEKYSRREFKYSSFQRTFTLPNSVDGEKIAASYADGILKVELPKREEAIEKPLREIEIA, translated from the coding sequence ATGAGCACATTAGTAAAAACCCACTTCGCGAATCCTAAATTGTACAACGGATTTTTTGGTAAAGAAGCTTTAAATGAATTTTTTGCCCCAGCTTATGCAGGCAGCGTACCAGCTGTAAATGTAGTTGAAAGCAAAGACGGATTCAGAATTGAAGTTGCCGCACCTGGATTACAAAAGGCTGATTTTAAATTGAATCTTGAAAAAAATCAGTTGACAATCTCGGCTCAAAAAGAACAAAAAGAAGAAGAAACCAACGAAAAATATTCTCGCAGAGAATTTAAATACAGTTCTTTCCAAAGGACTTTCACGCTACCAAATTCAGTAGATGGTGAAAAAATTGCTGCAAGTTATGCTGATGGGATTTTGAAAGTGGAACTTCCGAAACGGGAAGAAGCTATTGAAAAACCATTGCGTGAAATCGAGATTGCTTAA
- a CDS encoding Do family serine endopeptidase → MKTNWKALVLVGLLSSASTLAGFKLLSSGSDRDVIFKESPSESLARFTSAGAPAGAPGDFVYAAEATTPAVVHIKSTMTRSSRGGQGDIPDIFRDFFGDDFGGGSRGPQSSEASGSGVVISADGYIVTNNHVVEGAQELEVTLSNKSKFRAKVIGTDPSTDIAVIKIEAKNLPAVTFGSSDAVKVGEWVVAVGNPFNLESTVTAGIISAKGRGLGIIGQSQNRRGNATPTSATAGDVPLESFIQTDAVVNPGNSGGALVNLKGELIGINTAIASPTGSFAGYAFAVPSSIVKKVSGDLIKFGNVQRGYLGISLDELDSRKAEEYGVKVNDGVYVRDFTENSAAKAGGITKGDVIVKVDGLNTHSIPELQQSIGLHKPGDKVVVTVNRDGTEKDLNVTLRNRTGGSDVLKRDESAVVMSVLGAQFGNISDQEKQRLTRYKVEGGVKVLSIDGGKLARTGVEEGFIITKVNGKPVKSVKELEASLAGKSDSMVQFEGLYIDAPYDVYSFGFRF, encoded by the coding sequence ATGAAAACAAACTGGAAAGCTTTGGTATTGGTTGGGCTGCTTTCGAGCGCATCAACCCTTGCAGGCTTCAAACTTTTAAGTTCTGGTAGTGACAGGGATGTTATTTTTAAAGAATCACCTTCTGAATCACTGGCACGTTTTACATCGGCAGGTGCGCCGGCGGGAGCTCCTGGTGATTTTGTATATGCAGCTGAGGCGACTACTCCTGCGGTAGTCCATATTAAGTCGACAATGACGAGGTCGTCACGTGGCGGACAGGGAGATATTCCTGATATTTTCAGAGATTTCTTTGGTGATGATTTCGGTGGCGGTTCTCGTGGCCCGCAATCTTCCGAAGCTTCGGGCTCTGGTGTTGTGATTTCTGCTGATGGATATATTGTAACAAATAATCACGTAGTAGAAGGCGCACAGGAGTTGGAAGTTACATTATCAAATAAAAGTAAATTCAGAGCGAAAGTAATTGGTACTGACCCGTCTACTGATATTGCGGTAATTAAAATCGAAGCTAAAAATCTTCCTGCCGTTACTTTTGGTAGCTCTGATGCAGTGAAAGTAGGAGAGTGGGTAGTTGCTGTTGGTAATCCTTTTAATCTTGAATCAACCGTTACAGCTGGTATTATCAGTGCAAAGGGACGTGGTTTAGGAATTATCGGTCAGTCTCAAAATCGTCGTGGAAATGCTACACCAACTTCGGCAACAGCGGGAGATGTGCCATTGGAATCTTTTATTCAGACTGATGCAGTAGTTAACCCTGGAAACAGTGGTGGTGCTTTGGTTAATTTGAAAGGTGAATTAATTGGTATCAATACAGCCATTGCGAGTCCAACCGGAAGTTTTGCGGGATATGCATTTGCAGTTCCATCAAGTATCGTTAAGAAAGTTTCTGGTGACTTGATCAAATTCGGAAATGTTCAACGTGGATACCTTGGAATTTCTCTTGATGAATTGGACAGCCGTAAAGCAGAAGAATATGGTGTGAAAGTAAACGATGGTGTTTATGTTCGTGATTTCACAGAAAACAGTGCTGCAAAAGCGGGCGGTATTACCAAAGGAGATGTTATCGTAAAAGTTGATGGCTTGAATACACATTCAATTCCTGAACTTCAACAATCAATCGGTTTGCATAAACCTGGCGACAAAGTTGTTGTTACTGTTAACCGCGACGGAACAGAAAAGGATTTGAACGTAACATTAAGAAACCGTACTGGTGGTTCAGATGTTTTGAAACGTGATGAATCTGCCGTAGTAATGAGTGTTTTAGGAGCTCAGTTTGGTAATATCAGTGATCAGGAAAAACAACGTCTTACACGTTACAAAGTGGAAGGTGGTGTGAAAGTGCTTTCAATTGACGGTGGTAAACTGGCCAGAACAGGCGTTGAAGAAGGTTTTATCATTACAAAAGTAAATGGCAAACCTGTAAAATCGGTTAAAGAATTGGAAGCTTCTCTTGCCGGAAAATCAGATTCCATGGTTCAGTTTGAAGGTTTATATATAGATGCTCCTTATGATGTTTATTCATTCGGATTTAGATTTTAA